The following proteins come from a genomic window of Miscanthus floridulus cultivar M001 chromosome 2, ASM1932011v1, whole genome shotgun sequence:
- the LOC136538764 gene encoding uncharacterized protein: MASLTVSTATAAAGGNKNKERDGAEVITGAEACFAHSKEMLKSLGFPGGVMPLRGLEECGWVRETGFVWMRQKAPYEHYFSGTGTRVRYDAEVTAYVEDGRMKRMTGVRSKQVMLWVPIVEMSLDGEKRDKIYFKSNVGIGRSFPASAFPDEEEEAKPKNEGEEKKENVDDKAAADDAASK; this comes from the coding sequence ATGGCTTCCCTCACCGTGTCCACGGCGaccgcggcggccggcggcaaCAAGAACAAGGAGCGCGATGGCGCGGAGGTCATCACGGGCGCGGAGGCCTGCTTCGCGCACTCCAAGGAGATGCTCAAGTCGCTGGGCTTCCCCGGCGGCGTGATGCCGCTGCGGGGGCTGGAGGAGTGCGGGTGGGTGCGCGAGACCGGGTTCGTGTGGATGCGGCAGAAGGCCCCCTACGAGCACTACTTCAGCGGCACGGGCACGCGGGTGCGCTACGACGCCGAGGTCACCGCGTACGTGGAGGACGGGCGGATGAAGCGCATGACCGGGGTGCGCAGCAAGCAGGTCATGCTCTGGGTGCCCATTGTCGAGATGAGCCTCGACGGCGAGAAGCGCGACAAGATCTACTTCAAGTCCAACGTCGGGATCGGCCGCTCGTTCCCCGCCTCCGCCTTCccggacgaggaagaggaagctAAGCCCAAGAACgaaggggaggagaagaaggagaacgTCGACGACAAGGCAGCCGCCGACGATGCCGCCAGCAAGTGA